In Myxococcus stipitatus, a single window of DNA contains:
- a CDS encoding sensor histidine kinase has translation MSSGRAQLPMPHPLPGERSGSVRPHDAALGLLAEQTTDGLILVDARGHVLAFNTEAGRQFLISAPRALERGALPGCVWVRADEPSIPLELSPLERALTGEVVREERWGVRRPDGTVVVLRGSAWRYGEAAGVLLRTREERTSRLDVAGAARLLAEAGALLGMELDTEARLEPLLRLLVPTLADAGVLFLGPAGEPVRPVAALHAEPERHVLLVEMLRRYPPDAQEPRGLPALFLTGRTERVEALTPAQQVASTRDAEHARLLLSLGLTGYLGVPLVARGRVIGALLLFRTEGARAFSDEEERLAEELARRTALALDNARLLREAREAVRLRDEFLGIASHELKTPLTPLHLKVQLLQRQVDLMAAHGRPVNAERVSETLDVVQRQVRKLTSLVDNLLDVSRITAGRLRLELEEMDLASVAAEIVYRFAPSAMQLHCSLEMHAPVPVLGRWDRLRLEQVVTNLLSNALKYGAGQPVRLSVEAEGRTARLTVQDGGIGIAPADLPRIFERFERAVSDRHYGGLGLGLYITRQIVEAFGGSVRATSELGRGSTFVLELPRGDIPEECLAPPGAPEVAP, from the coding sequence ATGTCCTCTGGTCGCGCCCAGCTTCCAATGCCGCACCCGCTTCCCGGGGAGCGGAGCGGCTCGGTGCGTCCCCACGACGCGGCGCTGGGCCTGCTCGCCGAGCAGACGACCGATGGGCTCATCCTCGTGGACGCACGTGGACACGTGCTCGCATTCAACACCGAGGCGGGCCGCCAGTTCCTCATCTCCGCGCCGCGCGCGCTCGAACGCGGCGCGCTGCCCGGGTGCGTCTGGGTTCGCGCGGACGAACCTTCCATCCCATTGGAACTTTCGCCATTGGAGCGCGCGCTCACGGGCGAGGTGGTGCGGGAGGAGCGCTGGGGCGTGCGTCGCCCGGATGGGACGGTGGTGGTGTTGCGCGGGAGCGCGTGGCGGTACGGGGAGGCGGCGGGGGTGCTGCTGCGCACGCGCGAGGAGCGCACGTCGCGGCTGGACGTGGCGGGCGCGGCGCGGCTGCTGGCGGAGGCGGGCGCGCTGCTGGGCATGGAGCTGGACACGGAGGCGCGGCTGGAGCCGCTGCTGCGCCTGTTGGTGCCGACGCTGGCGGACGCGGGCGTGTTGTTCCTGGGCCCCGCGGGCGAGCCGGTGCGTCCGGTGGCCGCGCTCCACGCGGAGCCGGAGCGACACGTACTCCTGGTGGAGATGCTGCGCCGCTACCCGCCGGACGCGCAGGAGCCGCGCGGCCTGCCGGCCCTGTTCCTCACCGGCCGGACGGAGCGGGTGGAGGCGCTGACGCCCGCGCAGCAGGTGGCCTCCACGCGGGACGCGGAGCACGCGCGGCTGCTCTTGTCGCTGGGGCTGACGGGCTACCTGGGCGTGCCGCTGGTGGCGCGGGGGCGCGTCATCGGCGCGCTGCTCCTGTTCCGCACGGAGGGGGCGCGGGCCTTCAGCGACGAGGAGGAGCGGCTGGCGGAGGAGCTGGCCCGGCGCACGGCGCTGGCGCTGGACAACGCGCGGCTGTTGCGCGAGGCGCGCGAGGCGGTGCGGCTGCGCGACGAGTTCCTGGGCATCGCCAGCCACGAGCTGAAGACGCCCCTGACGCCGCTGCACTTGAAGGTGCAGCTGCTCCAGCGGCAGGTGGACCTGATGGCGGCGCACGGCCGGCCCGTCAACGCCGAGCGCGTCTCCGAGACGCTCGACGTGGTGCAGCGGCAGGTGCGCAAGCTGACGAGCCTGGTGGACAACCTGCTGGACGTGTCGCGCATCACCGCGGGCCGGCTGCGGTTGGAGCTGGAGGAGATGGACCTGGCGAGCGTGGCGGCGGAAATCGTCTACCGCTTCGCCCCGTCCGCCATGCAGCTGCACTGCTCGCTGGAGATGCACGCGCCGGTGCCGGTGCTGGGGCGGTGGGACCGGCTGCGGCTGGAGCAGGTGGTGACGAACCTGCTGTCCAACGCGCTGAAGTACGGCGCGGGGCAGCCGGTGCGCCTGAGCGTGGAGGCGGAGGGGCGCACCGCGCGGCTCACGGTGCAGGACGGCGGCATCGGCATCGCCCCGGCGGACCTGCCGCGCATCTTCGAGCGCTTCGAGCGCGCGGTGAGCGACCGGCACTACGGCGGGCTGGGGCTGGGGCTCTACATCACCCGGCAGATCGTCGAGGCGTTCGGCGGCAGCGTGCGCGCCACCAGCGAGCTGGGGCGTGGCTCCACCTTCGTGCTGGAGCTGCCCCGGGGCGACATCCCCGAGGAGTGCCTGGCCCCGCCCGGCGCGCCGGAGGTGGCGCCCTGA
- a CDS encoding vWA domain-containing protein, producing the protein MNRTLLLVSAAGLLALGALFVGKPPPPAVPPPPPVTDTSHTVARPDDAPATTVLPLVVAQPADGAVTLSGKLSGAYVSAGPSEVFAWMELKARPAAPGRRVPVNLALVVDRSGSMAGQKLRDARRAATELVQRLTPEDRLALIHYGTDVTAFPSRPVTQAVRQELLAAIDAIRDDGSTNISGGLNEAARALRPHVNEYRVSRAILLSDGQPTEGLVEDRDLMKLARQLRDEGITVSALGVGEDFHTTLMRGMAEQGGGFSGFIDDSAQLAEVFSRELDQATSTVARRVELRLDLPPEVRDAQVMGLPATREANTVKVPLYDLAGDQSVRVVVKLTLDAQPTPAPRPLLDAHVSYTDVARDTPAQTALTLSASVTQDTALVRANLDKDVRVHATRALGTQHMVAAAEEMKRGNRSGALTLLRNARKVFGASSHALQGELADLEQTEAAYGKAANDGDVARETRKLYKKTMKNFGQNNAY; encoded by the coding sequence ATGAACCGCACCCTGCTGCTGGTCTCCGCCGCCGGACTGCTCGCCCTGGGCGCGCTCTTCGTGGGCAAGCCGCCACCGCCGGCCGTCCCGCCGCCGCCGCCCGTCACGGACACCAGCCACACCGTGGCCCGGCCGGATGACGCGCCCGCGACCACCGTGCTGCCGCTCGTCGTCGCCCAGCCCGCGGACGGCGCCGTCACCCTCTCCGGCAAGCTGTCCGGCGCGTACGTCTCCGCCGGCCCCAGCGAGGTCTTCGCGTGGATGGAGCTCAAGGCCCGCCCGGCCGCGCCCGGCCGCCGCGTGCCCGTCAACCTGGCGCTCGTCGTGGACCGCTCCGGCTCCATGGCCGGCCAGAAGCTGCGCGACGCCCGGCGCGCCGCCACGGAGCTCGTCCAGCGCCTCACCCCGGAGGACCGCCTGGCGCTCATCCACTACGGCACGGACGTCACCGCCTTCCCCAGCCGCCCCGTCACGCAGGCCGTGCGCCAGGAGCTGCTCGCCGCCATCGACGCCATCCGCGACGACGGCTCCACCAACATCAGCGGGGGCCTGAACGAGGCCGCCAGGGCCCTGCGCCCCCACGTGAACGAGTACCGCGTCAGCCGCGCCATCCTCCTGAGCGACGGCCAGCCCACCGAGGGCCTCGTCGAAGACCGCGACCTGATGAAGCTGGCGCGCCAGCTGCGCGACGAGGGCATCACCGTCAGCGCGCTCGGCGTGGGCGAGGACTTCCACACCACCCTCATGCGCGGCATGGCCGAGCAGGGCGGCGGCTTCTCCGGCTTCATCGACGATTCGGCCCAGCTGGCCGAGGTCTTCTCCCGCGAGCTGGACCAGGCCACCAGCACCGTCGCCCGCCGCGTCGAGCTGCGCCTGGACCTGCCCCCGGAGGTCCGCGACGCCCAGGTCATGGGCCTGCCCGCCACCCGCGAGGCGAACACCGTCAAGGTCCCCCTCTACGACCTGGCCGGCGACCAGTCCGTGCGCGTCGTCGTCAAGCTGACGCTGGACGCCCAGCCCACCCCCGCGCCGCGTCCGCTGCTCGACGCCCACGTCAGCTACACGGACGTGGCCCGCGACACGCCCGCCCAGACGGCGCTCACCCTCTCCGCCAGCGTCACCCAGGACACCGCCCTGGTGCGCGCGAACCTGGACAAGGACGTGCGTGTGCATGCCACCCGAGCGTTGGGAACCCAGCACATGGTCGCCGCCGCCGAGGAGATGAAGCGTGGCAACCGCTCCGGCGCCCTCACCCTGCTGCGCAACGCCCGCAAGGTGTTCGGCGCGTCATCCCACGCGCTCCAGGGGGAGCTTGCGGACCTGGAGCAGACGGAGGCAGCCTATGGGAAGGCGGCGAACGACGGCGACGTCGCCCGCGAGACGCGCAAGCTCTACAAGAAGACCATGAAGAACTTCGGTCAGAACAACGCCTACTAG
- a CDS encoding PAS domain S-box protein translates to MQKPPPRPDWTPHERRYRLVIDSLKEVVFQTDAEGNWTFLNPAWADITGHTVEASLGKPFLGFVHPEDLERSAEAFRQLMEEEGEATRGEVRYLSRDSGFRWVEAFARRMVAEDGTLIGTSGTLNDITERKAADGALARRERYLTALVEMQQRLLAVRDGGDLYGPVLPPLGQAAGASRVYVFELHRGADAELLCSQRAEWCAPGVKAEIDNPDLQNLSMEPHLRRWNETLSRGEVIEGLVVGFPAAERELLQPQGILSILVLPLRVQGVLVGFVGFDNCSEERRWDRLEVDLLSAAAGALSVALERRESERALRERERRFRQLAENASDVLYLYRCEAPRGFVYVSRVAHAKLGYGPVAHYGDADLWYRRIHPEDRAALERLLETPRASVGAPVVVRFLHPDGRTLWLEHVVAPVMDASGRVVAVEGLARDITERRQAEEALRLSEASFRALLEGVPDAAAIERDGHVVYANAALVSTLGFERAEQLVGRKLSDFMKDMRSPEAAKAGALTGERRLVRRDGRTRVAEVVSLPLRFDGQPAVVSIARDVTEQRQLQARLTLADRLASVGTLAAGIAHEINNPLAFVLSNLSFLAEEFHRNLPPGEGGAALQARLRGEPDLAEWAEVLSEACEGAERVRQIVRQLKTFSRPDEERVSPLDVHGVLESVAMMAANEIRHRAQLRREYGNIPLVMANEGKLSQVFLNLVVNAAQAIPEGMAHRNEIRLVTRRDGAGRVIVEVQDTGVGIPREVIDRIFDPFFTTKPVGVGTGLGLSICHSIVHGLGGEISVESEPGKGTSFRVVLPTSESATEAARAAAGATAQRQAPSSPRGRVLVVDDEPAVGRVLQRILRGHEVAVANSGRQALELLEQGLEPDAVLCDVMMPDLTGRDVYESVRRSRAGLEGRFVFVSGGAFTTGAREFLASIPNLLLEKPFDEGRVRRVVEELVLKRATQRQGAKA, encoded by the coding sequence ATGCAGAAGCCGCCCCCCAGGCCTGACTGGACACCTCACGAGCGCCGCTACCGGCTCGTCATCGACAGCTTGAAGGAGGTGGTGTTCCAGACGGACGCGGAGGGGAACTGGACGTTCCTCAACCCGGCGTGGGCGGACATCACCGGCCACACGGTGGAGGCGTCGCTGGGCAAGCCCTTCCTGGGCTTCGTGCACCCGGAGGACCTGGAGCGCAGCGCGGAGGCGTTCCGGCAGTTGATGGAGGAGGAGGGCGAGGCGACGCGCGGCGAGGTGCGCTACCTGTCGCGCGACAGCGGCTTCCGCTGGGTGGAGGCGTTCGCGCGGCGGATGGTGGCCGAGGATGGCACGCTGATCGGCACGTCCGGCACGCTCAACGACATCACCGAGCGCAAGGCGGCGGACGGGGCGCTGGCGCGGCGCGAGCGCTACCTCACGGCGCTGGTGGAGATGCAGCAGCGGCTGCTGGCGGTGCGCGACGGCGGGGACCTGTACGGGCCGGTGCTGCCGCCGCTGGGCCAGGCGGCGGGGGCCAGCCGCGTCTACGTGTTCGAGCTGCACCGGGGCGCGGACGCGGAGCTCTTGTGCAGCCAGCGCGCGGAGTGGTGCGCGCCGGGGGTGAAGGCGGAGATCGACAACCCCGACTTGCAGAACCTGTCCATGGAGCCGCACCTGCGGCGCTGGAACGAGACGCTGTCGCGCGGGGAGGTCATCGAGGGGCTGGTGGTGGGCTTCCCCGCCGCGGAGCGCGAGCTGCTGCAGCCGCAGGGCATCCTCTCCATCCTGGTGCTGCCCCTGCGCGTGCAGGGCGTGCTGGTGGGCTTCGTCGGCTTCGACAACTGCTCCGAGGAGCGGCGGTGGGACCGGCTGGAGGTGGACCTGCTGTCGGCGGCGGCGGGCGCGCTGTCGGTGGCGCTGGAGCGGCGCGAGTCGGAGCGCGCGCTGCGCGAGCGGGAGCGGCGCTTCCGGCAGCTGGCGGAGAACGCGTCGGACGTGCTGTACCTGTACCGCTGCGAAGCGCCCCGGGGCTTCGTCTACGTCAGCCGCGTGGCGCACGCGAAGCTGGGCTACGGGCCGGTGGCGCACTACGGCGACGCGGACCTGTGGTACCGGCGCATCCACCCGGAGGACCGGGCGGCGCTGGAGCGGCTGTTGGAGACGCCGCGCGCGTCGGTGGGGGCGCCGGTGGTGGTGCGCTTCCTCCACCCGGACGGGCGCACGTTGTGGCTGGAGCACGTGGTGGCGCCGGTGATGGACGCGTCCGGGCGCGTGGTCGCGGTGGAGGGCCTGGCGCGCGACATCACCGAACGGCGGCAGGCGGAGGAGGCGCTGCGGCTGTCGGAGGCGAGCTTCCGCGCGCTGCTGGAGGGCGTGCCGGACGCGGCGGCCATCGAGCGGGACGGGCACGTCGTCTACGCCAACGCGGCGCTGGTGAGCACGCTGGGCTTCGAGCGCGCGGAGCAGCTGGTGGGGCGCAAGCTGTCCGACTTCATGAAGGACATGCGCAGCCCGGAGGCGGCCAAGGCGGGGGCGCTCACCGGCGAGCGGCGGCTGGTGCGGCGCGACGGGCGCACGCGCGTGGCGGAGGTGGTGTCGCTGCCCCTGCGCTTCGACGGTCAGCCGGCGGTGGTGTCCATCGCCCGCGACGTGACGGAGCAGCGGCAGCTGCAGGCGCGGCTGACGCTGGCGGACCGGCTGGCGTCGGTGGGCACGCTGGCGGCGGGCATCGCGCACGAAATCAACAACCCGCTGGCCTTCGTGCTGTCCAACCTGAGCTTCCTGGCGGAGGAGTTCCACCGCAACCTGCCGCCCGGGGAAGGCGGGGCCGCGCTCCAGGCGCGGCTGCGGGGCGAGCCGGACCTGGCCGAATGGGCGGAGGTGCTCAGCGAGGCGTGCGAGGGCGCGGAGCGGGTGCGGCAGATCGTCCGCCAGCTCAAGACGTTCTCCCGGCCGGACGAGGAGCGCGTGTCGCCGCTGGACGTGCACGGGGTGCTGGAGTCGGTGGCGATGATGGCGGCGAACGAGATTCGCCACCGCGCGCAGCTGCGGCGCGAGTACGGGAACATCCCGCTCGTGATGGCGAACGAGGGGAAGCTGAGCCAGGTGTTCCTCAACCTGGTGGTCAACGCCGCGCAGGCGATTCCGGAGGGCATGGCGCACCGGAACGAGATCCGGCTGGTGACGCGCAGGGACGGCGCGGGCCGGGTCATCGTGGAGGTGCAGGACACCGGCGTGGGGATTCCGCGCGAGGTCATCGACCGCATCTTCGACCCGTTCTTCACCACCAAGCCGGTGGGCGTGGGCACGGGCCTGGGGCTGTCCATCTGTCACAGCATCGTCCACGGGCTGGGCGGTGAAATCAGCGTGGAGAGCGAGCCCGGCAAGGGCACCAGCTTCCGCGTGGTGCTGCCCACGTCGGAGTCCGCGACGGAGGCGGCGCGCGCGGCGGCGGGAGCGACGGCGCAGCGACAGGCGCCGAGCAGCCCACGCGGCCGGGTGCTGGTGGTGGACGACGAGCCGGCGGTGGGGCGCGTGTTGCAGCGAATCCTGCGCGGGCATGAGGTGGCCGTGGCCAACAGCGGGCGGCAGGCGCTGGAGCTGCTGGAGCAGGGGCTGGAGCCGGACGCGGTGCTGTGCGACGTGATGATGCCGGACCTGACGGGGCGCGACGTCTACGAGTCCGTGCGGCGCTCCCGCGCCGGGCTGGAGGGGCGGTTCGTGTTCGTCTCCGGCGGCGCGTTCACCACCGGCGCGCGAGAGTTCCTCGCCAGCATCCCCAACCTGCTCCTGGAGAAGCCCTTCGACGAGGGCCGCGTGCGCCGCGTCGTGGAGGAGCTGGTGCTCAAGCGCGCGACCCAGCGCCAGGGGGCGAAGGCGTAG
- a CDS encoding sterol desaturase family protein — MAVSAPFSFLKNRKHNLDRMTLGDLVYSFFTYYAVIAYITVGVVALVYAVKWFENPLRMLLAVLAASVAFPFGWYLVHKHILHSRFLYKSPLTAATWKRIHFDHHQDPNDLRVLFGALANVLPTVGGVMVPLGYLINGKAGAAMALGWGMVITCFYEFCHCIQHLNYTPKLGFLKEIKRLHLSHHFHNEQGNYGITNYFWDRLFGTYYSKAGELPKSPTVFNLGYTAEEAKRYPWVDKLSGGTRGDDHPRRFWQGKDGQGTQPETDGAAPVNAGGER, encoded by the coding sequence GTGGCGGTCAGCGCACCCTTTTCGTTCCTGAAGAACCGGAAGCACAACCTCGACCGGATGACGCTGGGGGACCTGGTCTACTCGTTCTTCACGTACTACGCCGTCATCGCCTACATCACCGTGGGCGTGGTCGCGCTGGTGTACGCGGTGAAGTGGTTCGAGAACCCGCTGCGCATGCTGCTGGCCGTGCTGGCCGCCAGCGTGGCGTTCCCGTTCGGCTGGTACCTGGTGCACAAGCACATCCTGCACAGCCGCTTCCTCTACAAGTCGCCGCTGACGGCCGCGACGTGGAAGCGCATCCACTTCGACCACCACCAGGACCCCAACGACCTGCGCGTGCTCTTCGGCGCGCTGGCCAACGTGCTGCCGACGGTGGGCGGGGTGATGGTGCCGCTGGGCTACCTCATCAACGGCAAGGCCGGGGCGGCCATGGCGCTGGGCTGGGGCATGGTCATCACGTGCTTCTACGAGTTCTGCCACTGCATCCAGCACCTGAACTACACGCCGAAGCTGGGCTTCCTGAAGGAAATCAAGCGCCTGCACCTGTCGCACCACTTCCACAACGAGCAGGGCAACTACGGCATCACCAACTACTTCTGGGACCGGCTCTTCGGCACCTACTACTCGAAGGCCGGCGAGCTGCCCAAGAGCCCCACCGTGTTCAACCTGGGCTACACCGCCGAGGAGGCGAAGCGCTACCCCTGGGTGGACAAGCTGTCGGGCGGCACGCGCGGCGACGACCACCCGCGCCGCTTCTGGCAGGGCAAGGACGGCCAGGGCACGCAGCCGGAGACGGACGGCGCGGCCCCCGTGAACGCCGGCGGCGAGCGCTGA